The Cyanobacteria bacterium QS_8_64_29 region CTGTCGGGCGTGCGCCACAATGCCTTCGACGGCCTCTTGCCAGCGGCTCTCGGGGAGGCTGGTTACCTCAACCCGCGTCAGGCACTCAATGCGGTAGGGCCGGTGGACAGATAGCCCCGGACCGACAATATCGCCGGCGCCGCCGTAATTGAGGGCAACGGGCAAACCGGCTTCGTTCCAGGTCAAACACCGCACCGCACCGCGCTCGATCTGCCAAAGCACGTCCGGCTGGGCGGGCAACCGTTCGTTGCGAGCAAATGGAAAACGGACGAGCTCGGCAGGGGCTTGCGTCGTTAGAGTCATGGTTGCCAATTCCTTCGCTCAGTGGGAACGGGGACAGGCTGGGGGCAGGATCGCAGCCTGGTGAAACTAATCTCACAACGGCGGTGCCTTTCAGACAGTAGCACCGCATCGCTGTACTCCCGGTTAAATC contains the following coding sequences:
- a CDS encoding replication/maintenance protein, whose translation is MTLTTQAPAELVRFPFARNERLPAQPDVLWQIERGAVRCLTWNEAGLPVALNYGGAGDIVGPGLSVHRPYRIECLTRVEVTSLPESRWQEAVEGIVAHARQTEELLAIVRNERVQQRLQQLLVWLARKFGRSISLGELIDLRLTHQHLAEAIGTTRVTVTRSLQSLEAQGQIVRKRRHYLILCGALAERLRAG